A region of the Geomonas subterranea genome:
TTCCGGGTGAAATCCCCCGAAAAATGCCCTCACAATTGATTTGCAGTAGATATATGCAAAACGCTATCCCCTCCCGAAGGGAGGGGAAATTTTTTTTATTTAAGCATCCCGCGGTCTTAACTGGTTCTAACGCGTCTTATCCAACTCACCCTCGCCCTCTGGGAGAGGGCCGGGGTGAGGGCGTCGGCAGGAGCGAGACTTATCCTTTGTGGCAACTCCCTCACCCCCATCCCCTCTCCCAAAGGGCGAGGGGGGCGATGGTGCTACACGTCCAGGTTGCTCACGTTCAAGGCATTCTGCTCGATAAAGTCGCGGCGCGGCTCGACCTGGTCGCCCATCAGCACGGTAAAGATCTCCTCGGCCGCCACGGCGTCCTCGATCTTCACCTGCAAGAGCACCCTGTTCTCCTGGTGCATGGTGGTCTCCCAGAGCTGCTCCGGGTTCATCTCGCCCAGACCTTTGTAGCGCTGGATGTAGAGACCCTTCTTGGCGCTCTCCATGAACCAGGAGAGGATCTCCACCTGGCTCTCGCTCTCGAACATCACCTTGTCTTCCGGTCCGAGGATCACCCCTGCGCCCACCCCCATGACGGAGCGGACCCGCTTGTGATGCTCGAGCAGCATGGCGTACTCGTAGGACTCGAGCACCTCGAAGATCTGCTGGTCGATCTTGACCCTCAGGTTACCGAAGGCGAAGATGATGCTGTCGTCGTAGACCTGCGCCTCCACCTCGGGGTAGGCCTCCTTCATCTTGGGCAGAAGCGCGATCAGGTCCGACATCTCCTCCAGGCCCGGCTTGATGCCGGCCTTCAGGAAGACCTTCAGGAGCAGTTCGTTGATCCCCTTCTTGACCACCTTGTCGAAGAGTTCGTCGAAGTCGATCAACTGGGTGAGGATCGGGATGATCTGCTTGCCGCGGTAGACGCGCTCGTCGCTGCCGGAGCCCAGTTTGAGGGTCATGTCCTCGGTCCCTTCCTCGAGGAGGTAGGCCTGCAGCGCCACTTCGTTCTTTAGGTACTGCTCTTTCCTGCCGCGCTTGATCTTGTACAGAGGCGGCTGGGCGATGTAGAGGTAGCCGCGCTCGATAAGCTCCATCATCTGGCGGAAGAAGAAGGTGAGCAAAAGCGTCAGGATGTGCGAGCCGTCGACGTCGGCATCGGTCATGATGATGATGCGGTGGTAACGGAGCTTCGCGATGTCGAAGTCTTCCTTGCCGATCGAGGTCCCCAGGGCAGAGATCAGGGTCCTGATCTCCTGGGAGGCGAGCATCTTGTCGAAGCGCGCCTTCTCGACGTTGAGGATCTTACCCTTCAAGGGGAGGATCGCCTGGTACTTCCGGTCGCGCCCCTGCTTCGCCGAGCCCCCTGCGGAGTCACCCTCGACCAGGAACAGTTCGCACAGCGCCGGGTCTTTCTCCTGGCAGTCGGCCAGCTTGCCGGGGAGGGTGCCCACTTCGAGCGCCCCCTTGCGGCGGGTCAGTTCGCGCGCCTTCCGGGCCGCCTCGCGGGCGCGGGCCGCGTCGATGGACTTCTCCAGGATCTTCCTGGCCATGGCCGGGTTCTCTTCCAGGTAGGTGGCGAGCTTCTCGTTCATCAGGGTCTCGACGAAACCCTTCACCTCGGAGTTGCCCAGCTTGGTCTTGGTCTGCCCCTCGAACTGCGGCTGGGAGATCTTCACCGAGATGACGGCGGTGAGCCCCTCCCTCAGGTCGTCGCCGGATATCGCCACCTTCACGTTCTTCAGAAGGTTGTTGGCGGTGGCGTAGTTGTTCATGGTACGGGTGAGCGACGCCTTGAAGCCGATCAGGTGCGTCCCCCCTTCGTGGGTGTTGATGTTGTTGGCGAAGGAGAACACCTTTTCGTCGTAGGAGTCGTTGTACTGCATGGCGATCTCGATATCGACGCCGCTTTTCTCGCCCTTGATGTAGATCGGCTCCGGGTTGACGAGGTTCTTGTTCTTGTTCAGGTACTCGACGAAGCTCCTGATCCCCCCCTCGTAGAAGAAGTCGTGGTCCTTCTCGGTCCGCTCGTCGTGGATCTTGATGCGCACGCCGGCGTTCAGGAAGGCGAGCTCCCTGAGCCTCTTGGAGAGGACGTCGAAGGAGAACTCCGTCGTCTCGAAAATCTCGCCGTCGGGGAGGAAGGTGATCTTGGTGCCGCGCCTCTTGGTCTCGCCGGTGATGGCGAGCGGCGCCTGGGGCACGCCCCTTCTGTAGCTCTGGGTGAAGAGCTGGCCGTTTCTGCGGATCTCCAGCTCCAGCTTGGTGGAAAGCGCGTTGACGACCGAGCTCCCCACGCCGTGCAGGCCTCCGGAAACCTTGTAGGAGGAGTTGTCGAACTTGCCGCCGGCGTGGAGCACGGTGAGAACGACCTCCGCCGCCGACCTTCCCTCGGTGGGATGCATGTCGGTAGGGATGCCGCGACCGTTGTCCTCGACGGTCACGGACCCATCCAGGTGGATGGTGACCTGGACCGCGTCGCAGTAGCCGGCCAGCGCCTCGTCGATGGCGTTGTCCACCAGTTCGTAAACCAGGTGGTGCAGACCCTGAGCAGCGGTGGAACCGATGTACATGGCCGGACGCTTTCTTACCGCTTCCAGTCCTTCCAGAATCTGGATCTTATCCGCCCCGTAATCGCTTTGTTCTTCTGAGCTCATCGTTACCTCTTTCAAGAAAGTTCAATTACTCAATTACCCCTCCCCCGGAGGGAGGAGCGTCACCAGCTAGGTATCACTTCTCGATGATGCGGCCTTCTTTTATTCTGAAGGTCCTGTTGTCTTCCATATCCTCTATCGCCACGTTGGAGAGCGACGTGGTGGTGATGAAGACCTGCATCTCCCTTTTCTTCAGAAAATCCATCAGGTTCTGATTGCGCTCCCGGTCCAGTTCGCTGGTCATGTCATCCAGAAGGAGCACCGGCGGCGCCTCGAAGCACCTGGTGATGTACTCTATCTCCGCCATCTTGAGCGCCAGCACGAAGGACCTCTGCTGTCCCTGTGAGGCGAAGTGCCGTGCCGACCGTCCGTTCAGGCCGAAGTAGAGGTCGTCCCGGTGCGGCCCGATGGCCGTGGTCTGGCGCCTCTTCTCTTCCGCCGCGTGCGCCTTGATGGCATCGGCCAGTGCCGCCGCCGGATCTTCCGCGTAGGCCTGCGGGTCCACCCCGTGCAGCCGGTACTCGATCTGCACCGTCTCGTCGTTGCCGGAAATCTCGCTGTAGAACCCCTGTAGCAGCTTCCCCATCTCGGCAAGATACGCCTTTCTTCTCTCTATCACCAGCTGGGCCGCCTGGATCAACTGGTCGGTCCAGACCTCGATCCCGCCTCCGTCACCCACCTTCAAGAGGGCGTTGCGGTTCTTGAGGATCTTCGAGTAGTCGTGGAAGGCGGCCAGGTAACTGAGGTCGCAGGTGAAAACCGCCCGGTCCAGGTACCGGCGCCGCAGGTCCGGTCCCCCGCGCACCATGGATATCTCTTCCGGCGTGAAGAGCACCACGTTCAAACTGCCGAAGAAGTCGTCCAGCCGCGTCGCGAGCTTGGCGTCTATCTTCGCCTTCTTCCCCTGCTTCTCCAGCAGGACCGCTATCTCCCTGCTGACCCGGTCCCGTTCCACGATCCCCTTGATCAGGGCGAACTCCGAGCCGAACGCGATCAGCTCGACGTTTTTCGCCTGCTTGAAGGACTTCATCGTGGCGAGGAGGTAGATCGATTCCAGCAGGTTGGTCTTGCCCTGGCCGTTGTTGCCGTAAAAAACGTTGAACTTCTTGCCCGGAACAAGCTCGATGTTCTGCAGGTTACGGAATGAAGCAAGTTTGAGTTTTATCAGTTTCATTAGGGCCTTAACGACACAGGCTGCTACTTCACACCCCTCCGTGATCACAACATGGACGCCACGTTGCAGCGCCCTCATCCGCCCCTTTGGGGCACCTTCTCCCGAAGGGAGAAGGGAAATGTACAAGCCCTCGCCCTCCGGGAGAGGGTGGCCGAAGGCCGGGTGAGGGTAGGTCTACAGCCTCATCGGCATGATGACCGCCAGGAACTCGTCGCCGTCGGCCGCCTTCATGATGACCGGGGAGAGCTCGTCCTTCAGTTTCAACTCCACCTCGCGCTGCTCCATCACC
Encoded here:
- the gyrB gene encoding DNA topoisomerase (ATP-hydrolyzing) subunit B: MSSEEQSDYGADKIQILEGLEAVRKRPAMYIGSTAAQGLHHLVYELVDNAIDEALAGYCDAVQVTIHLDGSVTVEDNGRGIPTDMHPTEGRSAAEVVLTVLHAGGKFDNSSYKVSGGLHGVGSSVVNALSTKLELEIRRNGQLFTQSYRRGVPQAPLAITGETKRRGTKITFLPDGEIFETTEFSFDVLSKRLRELAFLNAGVRIKIHDERTEKDHDFFYEGGIRSFVEYLNKNKNLVNPEPIYIKGEKSGVDIEIAMQYNDSYDEKVFSFANNINTHEGGTHLIGFKASLTRTMNNYATANNLLKNVKVAISGDDLREGLTAVISVKISQPQFEGQTKTKLGNSEVKGFVETLMNEKLATYLEENPAMARKILEKSIDAARAREAARKARELTRRKGALEVGTLPGKLADCQEKDPALCELFLVEGDSAGGSAKQGRDRKYQAILPLKGKILNVEKARFDKMLASQEIRTLISALGTSIGKEDFDIAKLRYHRIIIMTDADVDGSHILTLLLTFFFRQMMELIERGYLYIAQPPLYKIKRGRKEQYLKNEVALQAYLLEEGTEDMTLKLGSGSDERVYRGKQIIPILTQLIDFDELFDKVVKKGINELLLKVFLKAGIKPGLEEMSDLIALLPKMKEAYPEVEAQVYDDSIIFAFGNLRVKIDQQIFEVLESYEYAMLLEHHKRVRSVMGVGAGVILGPEDKVMFESESQVEILSWFMESAKKGLYIQRYKGLGEMNPEQLWETTMHQENRVLLQVKIEDAVAAEEIFTVLMGDQVEPRRDFIEQNALNVSNLDV
- the recF gene encoding DNA replication/repair protein RecF (All proteins in this family for which functions are known are DNA-binding proteins that assist the filamentation of RecA onto DNA for the initiation of recombination or recombinational repair.), coding for MKLIKLKLASFRNLQNIELVPGKKFNVFYGNNGQGKTNLLESIYLLATMKSFKQAKNVELIAFGSEFALIKGIVERDRVSREIAVLLEKQGKKAKIDAKLATRLDDFFGSLNVVLFTPEEISMVRGGPDLRRRYLDRAVFTCDLSYLAAFHDYSKILKNRNALLKVGDGGGIEVWTDQLIQAAQLVIERRKAYLAEMGKLLQGFYSEISGNDETVQIEYRLHGVDPQAYAEDPAAALADAIKAHAAEEKRRQTTAIGPHRDDLYFGLNGRSARHFASQGQQRSFVLALKMAEIEYITRCFEAPPVLLLDDMTSELDRERNQNLMDFLKKREMQVFITTTSLSNVAIEDMEDNRTFRIKEGRIIEK